A genomic stretch from Haemophilus parainfluenzae ATCC 33392 includes:
- a CDS encoding redoxin family protein, with protein sequence MKKILTALLLFLSPFSFAQEKVSLADIPLKTLDNQTVSLSQYQGKPLYIKMWASWCPICLAGLAEIDDLSAEKNLDFNVITIASPGQKNEQNSQKFINWYKGLDYKNITVLLDEKGEIIKRANVLGYPFNLLLDKDLNLIKAQPGHLNSDQIKQFVKE encoded by the coding sequence ATGAAAAAAATATTGACCGCACTTTTATTGTTTTTGAGTCCATTCAGTTTTGCACAAGAGAAGGTGTCTTTGGCGGACATCCCCTTGAAGACGTTGGATAATCAAACCGTCTCTTTATCACAATATCAAGGCAAACCGCTTTATATCAAAATGTGGGCATCTTGGTGTCCAATTTGTTTAGCGGGGTTAGCAGAAATTGATGATCTCAGTGCTGAAAAGAACCTTGATTTTAATGTGATTACGATTGCCTCACCTGGACAAAAGAATGAACAAAATAGTCAAAAATTTATCAATTGGTATAAAGGTCTGGATTACAAAAATATCACCGTATTATTGGATGAAAAGGGTGAAATCATTAAACGAGCTAATGTATTAGGCTATCCGTTTAATTTACTATTGGATAAGGATTTAAATCTTATCAAAGCACAACCCGGACATTTGAATTCAGATCAAATTAAACAATTTGTGAAGGAATAA
- a CDS encoding carboxymuconolactone decarboxylase family protein produces MSQFKIHTIESAPEAAQEALKAVQNANGFIPNLIGVLANAPTALETYRTVGGINGRNSLTATEREVVQITAAVVNGCGFCVAGHTKIALKVLKLEEELVNQIRATARIESDKKLDTLARFTLAVILQKAKLTEAQLKAFFDAGYTQENAIDVILGVSLATLCNYVNNIAETPINPELQAFA; encoded by the coding sequence ATGTCTCAATTTAAAATTCACACTATTGAATCAGCCCCTGAAGCCGCACAAGAAGCCTTAAAAGCCGTACAAAATGCCAATGGGTTTATTCCAAATTTAATTGGTGTTCTTGCGAATGCCCCTACTGCACTTGAAACTTATCGTACAGTGGGCGGCATTAATGGTCGTAACAGCTTAACCGCAACAGAACGCGAAGTGGTGCAAATTACCGCTGCCGTAGTCAATGGATGTGGTTTCTGTGTAGCTGGCCACACGAAGATCGCTTTAAAAGTATTAAAACTTGAAGAAGAGCTTGTAAACCAAATTCGTGCAACTGCTCGTATTGAAAGTGATAAAAAACTCGATACTTTAGCGCGTTTCACCCTTGCCGTTATTTTGCAAAAAGCAAAATTAACTGAAGCACAGCTTAAAGCGTTCTTTGATGCAGGTTATACTCAAGAAAATGCCATTGATGTGATTTTAGGTGTCAGCCTCGCCACATTATGTAACTATGTGAATAATATCGCTGAAACCCCAATCAATCCTGAATTACAGGCATTTGCATAA
- the manZ gene encoding PTS mannose transporter subunit IID: MTEQTKKSLTKGDIRSTYWRSTFLLGSFNFERMQAMGFCVSMIPAIKRLYSKKEDQAAALKRHLEFFNTQPWVASSIIGVTAAMEQERANGNDIDDSAISGVKVGLMGPLAGVGDPIFWGTLRPVLAALGAGLAITGNLLGPLLFFIGINLCRGLTRWYGFKYGYEKGTTIVNDMGGGRLQKLTQGASILGLFVMGSLVSKWTSINIPLELSRYKNQMGEEVVTTVQSVLNDLLPGLAALGLTFLCMYLLRKKINAMYIIFALFGVGILGYHFGVLA, encoded by the coding sequence ATGACTGAACAAACTAAAAAATCATTAACAAAAGGCGATATTCGTAGCACTTACTGGCGTTCAACTTTCTTGCTTGGTTCCTTCAACTTTGAACGTATGCAAGCAATGGGGTTCTGTGTATCGATGATCCCAGCCATTAAACGTCTTTACAGCAAAAAAGAAGATCAAGCAGCGGCATTAAAACGACACTTAGAATTCTTCAACACCCAACCTTGGGTGGCCTCATCTATCATCGGTGTAACCGCCGCGATGGAACAAGAACGTGCAAACGGTAACGATATTGATGACTCCGCAATCAGTGGGGTGAAAGTCGGTTTAATGGGGCCATTAGCCGGTGTAGGTGACCCAATTTTCTGGGGAACATTACGTCCTGTACTAGCGGCACTTGGTGCGGGCTTAGCCATTACCGGTAACCTTTTAGGGCCATTGCTTTTCTTCATCGGTATTAACCTTTGCCGTGGGTTAACTCGTTGGTATGGCTTTAAATATGGCTATGAAAAAGGCACCACAATCGTTAATGATATGGGCGGTGGTCGCTTGCAAAAATTGACGCAGGGGGCGTCTATCCTCGGTCTCTTTGTCATGGGTTCGCTGGTATCGAAATGGACAAGTATTAATATTCCATTAGAACTTTCCCGTTATAAAAACCAAATGGGCGAAGAAGTGGTGACCACAGTACAAAGCGTGTTAAACGATCTTCTCCCTGGCCTTGCGGCGTTAGGTTTAACCTTCTTATGTATGTATTTATTACGTAAAAAAATCAACGCTATGTACATCATCTTCGCCCTATTCGGCGTAGGTATTTTAGGCTATCATTTTGGTGTATTAGCCTAA
- a CDS encoding PTS mannose/fructose/sorbose transporter subunit IIC, producing the protein MTTMEIILVTLVAAICGMGSVLDERQTHRPLVACTLIGLVLGDLETGIIVGGTLELVALGWMNVGAAMAPDAALASVIATILVIKGGQDKGSALAIAIPVAAAGQVLTIFVRTLTIFLQHKADDFAAKANFRGIEFCHFSGLALQALRVAIPTFFVALVAGTDTVTEALNAIPEVVTRGLQIAGGFIVVVGYAMVINMMRAGALMPFFFLGFVIASFTNYNLVGLGILGTCLAMIYIQLNPRFHQSTAPQAVAKRELADDELEGL; encoded by the coding sequence ATGACAACAATGGAAATTATTTTAGTCACACTCGTTGCCGCCATTTGCGGTATGGGGAGTGTATTGGACGAACGTCAAACTCATCGTCCTTTAGTTGCTTGTACCCTAATCGGCTTAGTATTAGGTGATTTAGAAACCGGTATTATTGTCGGTGGTACTCTTGAATTAGTGGCATTAGGCTGGATGAACGTGGGTGCGGCAATGGCACCAGATGCAGCATTAGCCAGTGTGATTGCGACTATCCTCGTCATCAAAGGTGGCCAAGATAAAGGGAGTGCATTAGCGATTGCGATTCCAGTGGCCGCGGCAGGTCAAGTATTAACTATCTTCGTTCGTACTTTAACTATCTTCCTTCAACACAAAGCCGATGATTTTGCCGCAAAAGCCAACTTCCGTGGCATTGAATTCTGTCACTTTAGCGGTCTTGCATTACAAGCCTTACGTGTGGCAATTCCAACCTTCTTCGTTGCGTTAGTGGCAGGTACGGATACGGTGACTGAAGCATTGAACGCCATTCCTGAAGTGGTCACTCGCGGTTTACAAATCGCCGGTGGCTTTATCGTGGTCGTCGGTTATGCGATGGTAATCAATATGATGCGTGCAGGCGCATTAATGCCATTCTTCTTCCTAGGCTTCGTAATCGCCTCTTTCACCAATTACAACCTTGTCGGTCTCGGTATTTTAGGCACATGCTTAGCGATGATTTACATTCAATTAAACCCACGTTTCCATCAATCAACTGCACCACAAGCGGTTGCAAAACGTGAATTAGCTGACGATGAACTTGAAGGACTATAA
- a CDS encoding mannose/fructose/sorbose PTS transporter subunit IIB, giving the protein MTHIIVATHGKFSEEIVNSAAMVYGEDENCHVVTFLPGEGGEHLIEKYNAIIATLPENEPVLFLVDLFGGSPYNAASRVASERNNTDIVTGINLPMLLEVLDAKDGASLDELVETAKEVGVAAVKSFRQPKESKPAPTPAAKPAEAPKTAPNPTALSGNINISLLRIDSRLIHGQVATSWAKAVKCEAIFAVNDDVANDPLRRDLLLQIAPEHLKAYVIPVEKAIKVYHNPKYAGKNILWLVTNPTDILRLIEGGVKIDKVNVGGMTYREGDKLISQAVAVNPTDVAAFKQLLDKGVELSLQQVASSPKSMLTHKELDAIQF; this is encoded by the coding sequence ATGACCCACATTATCGTTGCAACGCACGGTAAGTTTTCTGAAGAAATCGTCAATTCCGCCGCTATGGTGTATGGCGAAGATGAAAACTGCCATGTCGTGACTTTCTTACCGGGTGAAGGCGGTGAGCATTTAATCGAGAAATATAATGCGATTATTGCCACGCTGCCTGAAAACGAACCGGTGCTCTTTCTGGTTGATTTATTTGGTGGTAGCCCCTATAACGCTGCAAGCCGAGTCGCCAGTGAAAGAAATAATACCGATATCGTCACTGGCATTAATCTACCGATGTTACTAGAAGTGCTCGATGCCAAAGATGGCGCCAGCTTAGATGAATTGGTAGAAACCGCGAAAGAAGTCGGGGTCGCTGCCGTAAAATCCTTCCGTCAACCTAAAGAAAGCAAGCCTGCTCCAACGCCAGCAGCTAAACCAGCTGAAGCACCAAAAACCGCTCCAAATCCAACCGCACTTTCTGGCAATATAAACATTTCCTTGTTGCGTATTGATAGCCGTTTGATCCACGGTCAAGTAGCAACCTCTTGGGCAAAAGCGGTGAAATGTGAAGCGATTTTTGCAGTAAATGATGATGTAGCGAATGATCCACTTCGTCGTGATTTATTACTTCAAATCGCCCCTGAACATTTGAAAGCTTATGTGATTCCTGTGGAAAAAGCGATTAAGGTGTATCACAACCCGAAATATGCAGGCAAAAACATTCTTTGGTTGGTAACCAACCCAACAGACATCCTGCGTTTAATCGAGGGTGGCGTGAAAATTGATAAGGTCAATGTGGGCGGTATGACCTATCGCGAAGGCGATAAACTTATTTCTCAAGCTGTTGCCGTCAACCCAACAGATGTGGCGGCATTTAAACAGCTTTTAGATAAAGGCGTGGAATTAAGCTTACAACAAGTGGCGAGCAGCCCGAAATCAATGCTCACGCACAAAGAGCTTGATGCGATTCAATTTTAA
- a CDS encoding DMT family transporter: MFFVYLIIALAAGVALATQSAINTQLAKAMSGEAVIATFISFAVGTIVLFFIAWVKTDLWGNLSTVPSQPWWKLIGGILGAVVVFTTVLLAPKLGITAMLFFIIVGQLITAATIDHFGLIGMPIREVNITKFIGLIIVAFGLVFYFFGDKLVELFGAR; this comes from the coding sequence ATGTTTTTTGTTTATCTCATTATCGCCTTAGCGGCAGGTGTCGCACTCGCGACGCAATCAGCCATTAATACGCAGTTGGCGAAAGCCATGAGTGGCGAAGCGGTGATCGCGACCTTTATTTCTTTTGCAGTGGGAACAATCGTTCTCTTTTTTATTGCTTGGGTAAAAACCGATTTATGGGGCAATTTATCAACCGTCCCTTCACAACCTTGGTGGAAATTAATTGGTGGGATACTCGGTGCAGTTGTCGTGTTCACAACGGTTTTGTTAGCACCTAAGCTAGGCATTACCGCGATGTTATTTTTTATCATCGTCGGACAATTAATTACGGCAGCTACTATCGATCATTTTGGTCTTATCGGAATGCCGATCCGAGAAGTAAATATCACGAAATTTATCGGATTAATTATTGTCGCCTTTGGATTAGTATTTTATTTCTTTGGGGATAAGTTGGTTGAGCTATTTGGGGCGAGATAA
- a CDS encoding YdbH family protein — MRKRCLWALIILLLLIVVSVGLLRVFATPKRVEQLANHFLAPHYHIELADDWQWEATGLTLPELKVKTDQCTLVNLNDAQLTWWNTHSLDIEKASLNYDCLTHLPSDNAENTPPNLTALWAALPISDVKVKHFQLINTDALKQAALQPFLSADWALDANYNGNQLALEAQANNDGLELHHQSTVTPRDGIFQWTGNTDIKQSGDKTYDLHFTANFEPDLSQLPQQGNVLFNWNNSELTVTKGEAKVSWQGADGQLNVQDLTANSPLLDVPFVFTKDGLDISWGKFYWTFDSYQPIKGFLGLSIHRAAEGLLPLSIDMNVILQTFGEMGKGEIVISGKNGEIGGGDDNNELDFELKTRGDLRYNSTVALTNLTYHFGGIFTHPVVYFYPGSVFKMDTVQPDTKLHVRLPLDDIIIGRYGLEGRLQATLNGTTPQFENLNLKLDGNAHEFIAGIKTVFDFRDEEHKLQSVEKQATNRWDWIINGSANWKSLNTPVKMEGKGFWEADHIELNQLSAHSKEVKMKEVKMAPLSLELKDRLRWDYEEEHLRGLLQAKTDWIELAYGGRFVSPVFGLGIDGKSISNFNFAGDLKAGSLGPLDVLGVYQNSALSGEISWKEQSAKVFQSLFPQKWNWLIHEGSIKGQSKFVINTNGVKMGGELNLKGGKITMPDGEVYGLNIRFPMNYENEALQVAAGKPIHISTKNIRYGALSVANGELDLFGRYPNTMKNPLILRNVKLSLFDGELTVPQLTFPQSKMATLSFTNIDLAQVLALAQYNQVTLTGRANATLPFWLGHKECLICNGTLEQVGNVSIKLTDEMVKGLKKGGWTENILVDLLKEMELQNSHAAVTLDPKGQMTLRASISGFNPTKRTHNPITLNYTHQENMFELWNMIDYGSQFEQNLQYKLYKQLDKDK, encoded by the coding sequence ATGCGAAAGCGTTGCCTGTGGGCTTTGATTATTTTGTTGCTCTTGATCGTAGTAAGCGTTGGCTTATTACGCGTTTTTGCGACCCCGAAACGTGTGGAACAACTTGCAAATCATTTTTTAGCACCGCATTATCACATTGAATTAGCCGATGATTGGCAATGGGAAGCAACAGGTTTAACGCTGCCAGAGCTAAAAGTGAAAACAGACCAATGTACCCTCGTAAACCTCAATGATGCGCAACTCACTTGGTGGAATACGCATAGTCTTGATATTGAAAAGGCTAGCTTGAATTATGATTGTTTAACTCATTTACCAAGCGATAACGCTGAAAACACACCACCAAATTTGACCGCACTTTGGGCGGCATTACCTATTTCTGATGTCAAAGTTAAACACTTTCAATTAATAAATACCGATGCACTGAAACAAGCCGCATTGCAGCCTTTTTTATCGGCTGATTGGGCGTTAGATGCCAACTATAATGGCAACCAGTTGGCACTTGAAGCTCAAGCGAATAATGACGGTCTTGAGCTGCATCATCAATCCACTGTTACGCCGCGAGATGGGATCTTCCAATGGACGGGCAATACCGATATCAAACAATCAGGCGATAAAACCTATGATCTTCATTTTACTGCGAATTTTGAGCCTGATCTTTCTCAACTTCCTCAACAAGGAAATGTTTTATTTAACTGGAATAACTCTGAACTCACTGTAACCAAAGGCGAGGCAAAAGTGTCGTGGCAAGGTGCGGATGGTCAGTTAAATGTTCAAGATTTAACAGCAAATTCGCCGTTGTTGGATGTGCCTTTTGTGTTCACCAAAGACGGTTTGGATATTTCATGGGGGAAATTTTATTGGACCTTCGACAGCTATCAACCGATTAAAGGCTTCCTTGGGTTATCTATCCACCGTGCGGCAGAAGGCTTGTTGCCGTTAAGCATTGATATGAACGTGATCTTGCAAACCTTTGGCGAGATGGGCAAAGGGGAGATCGTGATCTCAGGCAAAAATGGCGAAATCGGTGGTGGCGATGACAATAATGAATTGGATTTTGAGCTGAAAACACGTGGGGATTTACGTTATAACTCGACTGTGGCTCTTACCAATTTAACCTATCATTTTGGCGGGATTTTTACACATCCCGTGGTGTATTTTTATCCTGGCTCGGTCTTTAAAATGGATACTGTGCAACCCGATACCAAATTGCATGTTCGTTTACCGTTAGATGACATTATTATCGGTCGTTATGGCTTAGAAGGGCGTTTGCAAGCAACGTTGAATGGCACAACCCCGCAGTTTGAAAATCTCAATTTAAAATTAGACGGAAACGCCCACGAGTTTATTGCGGGTATTAAAACCGTGTTTGATTTCCGAGATGAAGAACACAAGTTGCAGTCAGTAGAAAAACAAGCGACAAACCGTTGGGATTGGATTATCAATGGAAGTGCAAACTGGAAATCCTTAAATACGCCAGTCAAAATGGAAGGTAAAGGATTTTGGGAAGCCGATCATATTGAATTAAATCAACTTTCTGCTCATTCCAAAGAAGTCAAAATGAAAGAGGTAAAAATGGCGCCACTTTCATTGGAACTTAAAGATCGACTTCGTTGGGATTATGAAGAAGAACATCTTCGAGGCTTGTTGCAAGCAAAAACAGATTGGATTGAACTGGCTTATGGCGGTCGTTTTGTTTCGCCTGTTTTTGGCTTAGGCATTGATGGTAAGAGTATCAGTAACTTCAATTTTGCAGGTGATTTAAAGGCGGGCTCGCTTGGACCTTTAGATGTTTTGGGTGTATATCAGAATAGTGCACTTTCAGGTGAAATCAGCTGGAAAGAACAATCCGCAAAAGTATTCCAATCACTCTTCCCACAAAAATGGAACTGGTTAATTCATGAGGGAAGCATCAAAGGACAGAGTAAATTCGTGATTAATACCAATGGCGTGAAAATGGGTGGAGAGCTGAATCTGAAAGGCGGCAAAATCACCATGCCAGATGGTGAAGTGTATGGCTTGAATATTCGCTTCCCAATGAATTATGAAAACGAGGCATTACAAGTGGCTGCGGGCAAACCCATTCATATTTCGACTAAAAATATTCGCTATGGCGCGCTTTCTGTCGCAAATGGGGAATTAGATTTATTCGGGCGCTATCCGAATACCATGAAAAATCCACTTATCTTAAGAAATGTGAAACTTTCCTTATTTGATGGTGAATTGACAGTACCTCAGCTCACTTTTCCACAAAGTAAAATGGCGACACTTTCTTTTACCAATATCGATTTGGCCCAAGTGTTAGCTTTGGCACAATATAATCAAGTAACCTTAACCGGCCGTGCTAATGCGACCTTGCCATTTTGGCTGGGTCATAAAGAATGTTTGATTTGTAATGGCACGTTGGAACAGGTGGGAAATGTGTCCATCAAATTAACGGATGAAATGGTGAAAGGGCTGAAAAAAGGCGGTTGGACAGAGAATATTCTGGTGGATTTATTAAAAGAAATGGAACTGCAAAATTCTCATGCGGCGGTGACACTCGATCCTAAAGGGCAAATGACGTTGCGTGCGAGTATTAGCGGATTTAATCCAACCAAGCGAACCCATAATCCGATAACGTTAAATTATACGCACCAAGAAAATATGTTTGAATTGTGGAATATGATTGACTATGGCTCACAATTTGAACAAAATCTGCAATATAAACTTTATAAGCAATTAGACAAAGACAAATGA